A part of Strix aluco isolate bStrAlu1 chromosome 21, bStrAlu1.hap1, whole genome shotgun sequence genomic DNA contains:
- the EME1 gene encoding crossover junction endonuclease EME1 isoform X2 translates to MAESEPRSEESEEEELPTLASLLQPALLPPPGGLGHRLSSSPEPGRAAGVVVIVSSGSEEEEDEEDEDVVEVFPLPERIKRRVGAKREVTFEPSQPGSGDAAGGAGFCAGGGWLAPGSGGPQETLVSSGEMSCGSQSGTRSAERPSLCSLPASRSDSAHQPGRSLVSGASPETSPPPKKSKYSQKEREAICQAAWQKRKEREARRRQQEQEKEKKRALAKILKAQRPGECQKYITVVLDPVLLQVEGGGRIHSALQAANYSCVVENQAVPCSITWRRKTVSSQIEEGDEWTEEPNVLVLLRLEEFLAMVHHYKQEAEGCTEGQKETLQSYVAHVMEKMPGKILALAVVEVENYFRIQSKKRLQLAAASGNQEEKQGKRRKKTVKDSGLEITRLDVENALVDLQLCKQVQVSLFENWEELGEFATMFTKAVAEAPFKREREKTGFSFYLEKGWCGGVKVDHSGKGLLEVWKRQIQQFNRVSLEMAEAVVSAYPSPQLLTQAYSRCSSEQERENMLANIPVRRGDGVTATSRRVGPELSRRIYLQMTSHDPDLYLDFTG, encoded by the exons ATGGCGGAGAGCGAGCCGCGGTCTGAggagagcgaggaggaggagctgCCTACCTTAGCCTCCCTATTGCAGCCAGCGCTATTGCCACCGCCCGGTGGGTTGGGCCACCGGCTGTCCTCATCTCCCGAGCCGGGGAGGGCGGCAGGAGTGGTTGTGATCGTGAGCAGTGGGAgcgaagaggaggaggatgaggaggatgaggatgtgGTGGAGGTCTTCCCTCTGCCTGAGAGGATCAAGAGAAGGGTGGGAGCAAAGAGGGAGGTGACTTTTGAGCCCTCCCAGCCGGGTAGTGGGGATGCAGCTGGGGGAGCTGGCTTTTGTGCTGGCGGTGGGTGGTTGGCACCTGGAAGTGGAGGGCCGCAGGAAACCCTGGTATCATCTGGAGAAATGTCCTGTGGCAGCCAAAGCGGCACACGCAGTGCCGAGAGGCCTTCCTTGTGCTCGCTGCCAGCCTCTCGGTCTGACTCCGCACATCAGCCTGGTAGGTCCCTGGTTAGTGGAGCAAGCCCAGAAACATCCCCCCCTCCCAAGAAATCAAAATATAGTCAGAAGGAAAGGGAGGCAATCTGCCAGGCTGCGTGGCAGAAGAGGAAGGAGCGAGAAGCAcggaggaggcagcaggagcaggaaaaagagaagaagagggCCCTTGCCAAGATCCTGAAAGCTCAGCGACCAGGGGAGTGCCAGAAATACATAACAGTGGTGCTAGATCCAG TTCTCTTACAGGTAGAAGGTGGTGGACGGATCCATAGTGCTTTGCAGGCTGCCAATTATTCCTGTGTGGTTGAGAATCAGGCTGTTCCCTGCAGCATCACCTGGAGGAGAAAGACTGTGTCATCTCAG ATAGAAGAAGGAGATGAATGGACAGAAGAACCAAATGTCCTGGTTCTGCTTCGCTTGGAGGAGTTTTTGGCCATGGTTCACCACTACAAACAA GAGGCTGAGGGCTGTACAGAAGGACAGAAGGAGACCCTACAGAGCTACGTAGCTCATGTGATGGAGAAAATGCCTGGGAAAATTCTGGCACTGGCAGTTGTTgaagtagaaaattatttcag AATTCAGTCAAAAAAGAGACTACAACTGGCAGCAGCAAGCGGAAACCAAGAAGAGAAACAGGGAAAACGGAGAAAAAAGACAGTTAAGGATTCTGGCCTGGAGATAACCAGACTGGATGTGGAAAAT GCCTTGGTGGATCTGCAGCTGTGCAAACAAGTCCAAGTTAGCCTTTTCGAGAACTGGGAGGAGCTTGGAGAATTTGCCACTATGTTCACAAAAGCTGTAGCTGAAGCACCGTTCAA GCGAGAGCGCGAGAAGACGGGGTTCTCCTTCTACTTAGAGAAGGGGTGGTGCGGAGGGGTGAAGGTGGATCATTCCGGAAAGGGTCTCTTGGAAGTTTGGAAGAGACAGATACAACAGTTTAACCGGGTCAGCCTCGAGATGGCTGAGGCTGTTGTGTCTGCGTACCCTTCTCCTCAGCTTCTGACCCAG GCCTATAGCAGATGCTCCTCGGAGCAGGAGCGGGAAAACATGCTGGCTAATATCCCTGTGCGCCGCGGTGACGGTGTGACAGCCACCTCCCGGCGGGTCGGGCCAGAACTCTCCCGACGGATCTACCTGCAGATGACTTCCCACGATCCTGATCTCTATTTGGATTTCACTGGGTAG
- the EME1 gene encoding crossover junction endonuclease EME1 isoform X1, which produces MAESEPRSEESEEEELPTLASLLQPALLPPPGGLGHRLSSSPEPGRAAGVVVIVSSGSEEEEDEEDEDVVEVFPLPERIKRRVGAKREVTFEPSQPGSGDAAGGAGFCAGGGWLAPGSGGPQETLVSSGEMSCGSQSGTRSAERPSLCSLPASRSDSAHQPGRSLVSGASPETSPPPKKSKYSQKEREAICQAAWQKRKEREARRRQQEQEKEKKRALAKILKAQRPGECQKYITVVLDPEGGGRIHSALQAANYSCVVENQAVPCSITWRRKTVSSQIEEGDEWTEEPNVLVLLRLEEFLAMVHHYKQEAEGCTEGQKETLQSYVAHVMEKMPGKILALAVVEVENYFRIQSKKRLQLAAASGNQEEKQGKRRKKTVKDSGLEITRLDVENALVDLQLCKQVQVSLFENWEELGEFATMFTKAVAEAPFKPIADAPRSRSGKTCWLISLCAAVTV; this is translated from the exons ATGGCGGAGAGCGAGCCGCGGTCTGAggagagcgaggaggaggagctgCCTACCTTAGCCTCCCTATTGCAGCCAGCGCTATTGCCACCGCCCGGTGGGTTGGGCCACCGGCTGTCCTCATCTCCCGAGCCGGGGAGGGCGGCAGGAGTGGTTGTGATCGTGAGCAGTGGGAgcgaagaggaggaggatgaggaggatgaggatgtgGTGGAGGTCTTCCCTCTGCCTGAGAGGATCAAGAGAAGGGTGGGAGCAAAGAGGGAGGTGACTTTTGAGCCCTCCCAGCCGGGTAGTGGGGATGCAGCTGGGGGAGCTGGCTTTTGTGCTGGCGGTGGGTGGTTGGCACCTGGAAGTGGAGGGCCGCAGGAAACCCTGGTATCATCTGGAGAAATGTCCTGTGGCAGCCAAAGCGGCACACGCAGTGCCGAGAGGCCTTCCTTGTGCTCGCTGCCAGCCTCTCGGTCTGACTCCGCACATCAGCCTGGTAGGTCCCTGGTTAGTGGAGCAAGCCCAGAAACATCCCCCCCTCCCAAGAAATCAAAATATAGTCAGAAGGAAAGGGAGGCAATCTGCCAGGCTGCGTGGCAGAAGAGGAAGGAGCGAGAAGCAcggaggaggcagcaggagcaggaaaaagagaagaagagggCCCTTGCCAAGATCCTGAAAGCTCAGCGACCAGGGGAGTGCCAGAAATACATAACAGTGGTGCTAGATCCAG AAGGTGGTGGACGGATCCATAGTGCTTTGCAGGCTGCCAATTATTCCTGTGTGGTTGAGAATCAGGCTGTTCCCTGCAGCATCACCTGGAGGAGAAAGACTGTGTCATCTCAG ATAGAAGAAGGAGATGAATGGACAGAAGAACCAAATGTCCTGGTTCTGCTTCGCTTGGAGGAGTTTTTGGCCATGGTTCACCACTACAAACAA GAGGCTGAGGGCTGTACAGAAGGACAGAAGGAGACCCTACAGAGCTACGTAGCTCATGTGATGGAGAAAATGCCTGGGAAAATTCTGGCACTGGCAGTTGTTgaagtagaaaattatttcag AATTCAGTCAAAAAAGAGACTACAACTGGCAGCAGCAAGCGGAAACCAAGAAGAGAAACAGGGAAAACGGAGAAAAAAGACAGTTAAGGATTCTGGCCTGGAGATAACCAGACTGGATGTGGAAAAT GCCTTGGTGGATCTGCAGCTGTGCAAACAAGTCCAAGTTAGCCTTTTCGAGAACTGGGAGGAGCTTGGAGAATTTGCCACTATGTTCACAAAAGCTGTAGCTGAAGCACCGTTCAA GCCTATAGCAGATGCTCCTCGGAGCAGGAGCGGGAAAACATGCTGGCTAATATCCCTGTGCGCCGCGGTGACGGTGTGA
- the MRPL27 gene encoding large ribosomal subunit protein bL27m isoform X1 encodes MAALRRLFLTTPQTSLVAVRCASKKSGGSTKNLGGRSPGKRYGYKKVDGAFVHAGNILATQRLIRWHPGAHVGMGRNKTLYALEDGIVRYTKEVYIPLPRSTESREVICRLPKGAILYKTFINVIPTTEVGSFKLVTML; translated from the exons ATGGCGGCGCTGCGGCGGCTGT TTCTAACTACTCCTCAAACAAGTCTGGTTGCTGTCAGATGTGCTTCTAAGAAAAGTGGGGGCAGCACAAAAAATTTAGGTGGCCGCAGCCCTGGGAAGCGCTACGGATACAAAAAAGTAGACG GTGCGTTTGTGCATGCAGGCAACATTTTGGCTACGCAGCGGTTGATACGCTGGCATCCAGGGGCTCAT GTGGGGATGGGCCGTAACAAGACCCTCTACGCCCTGGAGGATGGGATCGTGCGATACACCAAAGAGGTCTACATACCTCTGCCCCGCAGCACCGAGAGCAGGGAAGTGATCTGTCGTCTACCCAAAGGAGCGATCCTTTATAAAACCTTTATCAATGTTATTCCTACCACAGAAGTGGGGAGCTTTAAACTGGTCACCATGCTCTGA
- the MRPL27 gene encoding large ribosomal subunit protein bL27m isoform X2: MKEVLTTPQTSLVAVRCASKKSGGSTKNLGGRSPGKRYGYKKVDGAFVHAGNILATQRLIRWHPGAHVGMGRNKTLYALEDGIVRYTKEVYIPLPRSTESREVICRLPKGAILYKTFINVIPTTEVGSFKLVTML; this comes from the exons ATGAAAGAAG TTCTAACTACTCCTCAAACAAGTCTGGTTGCTGTCAGATGTGCTTCTAAGAAAAGTGGGGGCAGCACAAAAAATTTAGGTGGCCGCAGCCCTGGGAAGCGCTACGGATACAAAAAAGTAGACG GTGCGTTTGTGCATGCAGGCAACATTTTGGCTACGCAGCGGTTGATACGCTGGCATCCAGGGGCTCAT GTGGGGATGGGCCGTAACAAGACCCTCTACGCCCTGGAGGATGGGATCGTGCGATACACCAAAGAGGTCTACATACCTCTGCCCCGCAGCACCGAGAGCAGGGAAGTGATCTGTCGTCTACCCAAAGGAGCGATCCTTTATAAAACCTTTATCAATGTTATTCCTACCACAGAAGTGGGGAGCTTTAAACTGGTCACCATGCTCTGA
- the LOC141933109 gene encoding uncharacterized protein LOC141933109, with translation MAHPGEASAHTAAAGAAMDSNVLAIVIAATVSTSVFIVAILILLLLLYHRDPMCCQFLCSCRFFQTPSQYDRPPPYFSSSQRLVGPQHGASRLESAAESPGVQGDELFCVGPPSSYQLPPWEQPRLPSYESVRKKDRQREIHQMIAERFGLWAEPSQEMPPPYEHALRHPPAFSGTVISSETLDRRGVPDPFQAPLSYQTQRNTAV, from the exons ATGGCGCACCCCGGCGAGGCCTCGGCGCACACGGCGGCCGCCGGCGCGGCCATGGACAGCAACGTCCTGGCCATCGTCATCGCCGCAA CGGTGTCCACCTCTGTCTTCATCGTGGCgatcctcatcctgctgctgctcctgtacCACCGGGACCCCATGTGCTGCCAGTTCCTCTGCTCCTGCCGCTTCTTCCAGACCCCCAGCCAGTAT GACCGCCCCCCGCCCTacttcagcagcagccagcggCTGGTGGGTCCTCAGCACGGAGCGTCACGGCTGGAGAGCGCTGCCGAGAGCCCTGGCGTGCAG GGAGACGAGCTATTCTGCGTTGGACCCCCCAGCAGCTACCAGCTCCCTCCCTGGGAGCAGCCCCGCTTGCCAAGCTATGAGAGCGTGCGGAAGAAAGACCGCCAGCGGGAAATCCACCAGATGATTGCCGAGAGGTTTGGGCTCTGGGCAGAGCCTTCCCAGGAG ATGCCGCCTCCCTACGAGCATGCTCTGAGGCATCCTCCTGCTTTCTCAGGAACAGTAATAAGCTCAGAGACCTTGGACAGACGCGGTGTGCCAGACCCCTTCCAGGCTCCTCTCAGCTACCAAACTCAGCGAAACACAGCCGTGTAA